One genomic window of Solanum stenotomum isolate F172 chromosome 9, ASM1918654v1, whole genome shotgun sequence includes the following:
- the LOC125876681 gene encoding probable polyamine oxidase 5 yields the protein MVSKKPKVVIIGAGMAGLTAANKLYTTAGCKDLLDLCVVEGGNRIGGRINTSEFGGDRIEMGATWIHGIAGSPVYKIAQDINSLQSEQPWECMDGLLETEAITVAEDGYVLDSSFVEPISNLFNELMNISQRKLVTENEIPKLSNVMSIGSFLRRGLDAYWDEHEHQHEFKGLDKRRKRSLEQGIFAMFESIQRTYTSANDLEMLDFNAEKEYCMFPGEEITIARGYLAVIESLASILPPGLIQLGRKVTKIEWQPDESLEIENGNNKPPVKLHFADGSIMYADHVIVTVSLGVLKQGIREDCGMFNPPLASFKTEAITRLGFGVVNKVFLKLTPIPDGIKFPYLQMVFHNESEQNLKIPWWMRRTANLCPIYGNSNVLISWFVGKEALEVESLGDEEIIDGFSKTISSFLINSHSDDAESMFKVEKVLKSQWGNDPLFLGSYSYVAIDSSGDDLDAMAEPLPKKTSIHSNISPPPLQILFAGEATHRTHYSTTHGAYFSGIREADRLLQHYHCIDI from the coding sequence ATGGTTAGCAAGAAACCAAAAGTAGTTATAATTGGGGCAGGAATGGCTGGTCTGACAGCTGCTAACAAACTTTATACAACAGCAGGGTGTAAAGATTTGTTAGATTTGTGTGTTGTGGAAGGTGGCAATAGAATTGGTGGAAGAATTAACACATCAGAGTTTGGTGGTGACAGAATTGAGATGGGTGCTACTTGGATCCATGGAATTGCAGGCAGTCCTGTTTACAAAATTGCTCAAGATATAAATTCATTGCAATCTGAGCAGCCCTGGGAGTGTATGGATGGGCTTTTGGAAACTGAAGCAATCACAGTAGCTGAAGATGGGTATGTGCTTGATTCTTCTTTTGTTGAGCCCATTTCGAATCTTTTCAACGAACTTATGAATATTTCTCAAAGGAAATTAGTTACTGAAAATGAAATACCTAAATTATCTAATGTAATGAGTATTGGTTCTTTTCTTCGGAGGGGTCTTGATGCTTATTGGGATGAACATGAACATCAACATGAATTCAAAGGGTTGGATAAACGGAGAAAAAGATCACTTGAACAAGGCATTTTTGCCATGTTTGAGAGTATCCAAAGGACTTATACATCAGCTAATGATTTGGAAATGCTAGATTTCAATGCAGAAAAAGAGTATTGCATGTTTCCTGGAGAAGAAATAACTATTGCCAGAGGCTATTTAGCTGTGATTGAATCTTTGGCCTCTATTCTACCGCCTGGTTTGATTCAATTAGGCCGAAAAGTCACAAAGATTGAGTGGCAGCCTGATGAGTCGTTAGAAATTGAAAATGGCAATAATAAGCCACCAGTGAAGCTACATTTCGCTGATGGATCAATTATGTATGCGGATCATGTCATAGTTACAGTCTCACTTGGTGTTTTAAAACAGGGGATTCGCGAAGATTGTGGTATGTTCAATCCCCCACTTGCTAGTTTCAAAACAGAAGCAATCACAAGGCTTGGTTTTGGTGTTGTCAACAAGGTATTCTTGAAACTAACTCCGATCCCTGATGGCATAAAGTTTCCCTACCTACAGATGGTGTTTCATAATGAGTCGGAACAAAACCTGAAAATCCCTTGGTGGATGAGGAGGACAGCTAATTTGTGTCCAATCTATGGCAACTCAAATGTTTTAATATCATGGTTTGTAGGTAAAGAAGCTCTTGAGGTGGAATCTCTTGGTGATGAGGAGATCATTGATGGGTTCTCAAAAACTATCTCTAGCTTCCTAATAAACTCACATTCTGATGATGCAGAAAGTATGTTTAAAGTGGAAAAGGTGTTAAAGAGTCAATGGGGAAATGATCCACTCTTCTTGGGTTCATATAGTTATGTAGCAATTGATTCTAGTGGAGACGATTTGGATGCCATGGCTGAGCCGTTGCCAAAAAAGACTAGCattcattcaaatatttcaCCTCCGCCACTTCAAATTCTGTTTGCAGGGGAAGCAACACATAGAACACACTATTCAACAACTCATGGTGCTTACTTTAGTGGCATTAGAGAAGCCGATAGGCTTCTTCAACACTATCATTGTAttgatatatga